A genomic segment from Lignipirellula cremea encodes:
- a CDS encoding HEAT repeat domain-containing protein has product MQNLQRHLTSRCLLAAMATVLLFSNFASADVFHLVTGGRVEGDLLNRNQKPRETYLVGLARGGQIALDKDFVERHEALSPVQAKYEAILPRMPNSAEGNWTMAQWCQESGLKDERLIHLRQAVALDPEHVAARHALGYNLVDGRWVNPDEHRSDAGEVRYKGKWVYRQDAALQQAEEERARAAGEWKTKISRWRKWMFKEKLRGEALANFRAIDDWNATPALADQLDNENDYNLKVLYMERLRQIGGNTSLTALFKRALDDPDERIRLAAMDHLKEMQVPAVIGMFRRALSDKEQYRVNNAAIALSRMDDKQAAPLLIEALTSIQRIQISGGGGGGGLGQINAGAGGLSAGSKAKILQKEVGNQGVLSALQHLTGGQLGFNKEQWRTWYAQTNTPTDVNLRRRDD; this is encoded by the coding sequence ATGCAGAACCTTCAACGACATCTTACAAGCCGCTGTTTGCTGGCGGCGATGGCGACGGTCTTGCTTTTTTCCAACTTTGCGTCGGCCGATGTGTTCCACCTGGTCACCGGCGGGCGGGTAGAAGGCGACCTGCTGAATCGGAACCAGAAACCCCGCGAAACCTATCTGGTCGGCCTCGCCCGGGGCGGACAGATCGCCCTCGATAAGGACTTTGTCGAGCGGCACGAAGCGCTCAGCCCCGTACAGGCGAAATACGAAGCCATCCTGCCGCGCATGCCGAACTCCGCCGAAGGAAACTGGACGATGGCCCAGTGGTGCCAGGAGTCAGGCCTCAAGGACGAACGGCTGATCCATCTTCGGCAGGCCGTTGCCCTGGACCCGGAACATGTGGCCGCCCGCCACGCCCTGGGCTACAACCTGGTGGATGGTCGCTGGGTCAACCCCGACGAACATCGTAGCGACGCCGGCGAAGTCCGATACAAAGGGAAGTGGGTCTATCGCCAGGACGCCGCCCTGCAGCAGGCCGAAGAAGAACGCGCCAGAGCAGCCGGCGAATGGAAAACAAAGATCAGCCGTTGGCGCAAGTGGATGTTCAAAGAAAAACTCCGCGGCGAGGCGCTGGCCAACTTCCGCGCGATCGACGACTGGAACGCAACTCCCGCCCTGGCCGATCAGCTGGACAATGAGAACGACTACAACCTCAAAGTCCTTTACATGGAGCGTCTCCGCCAGATCGGCGGCAACACATCGCTCACCGCGCTTTTCAAAAGGGCGCTCGACGACCCCGATGAGCGGATCCGCCTGGCCGCCATGGACCACCTCAAAGAGATGCAAGTCCCGGCCGTGATCGGCATGTTCCGCCGCGCGCTGTCCGACAAAGAACAGTACCGCGTCAACAACGCCGCCATCGCGCTCTCTCGCATGGACGATAAACAGGCGGCCCCCTTGCTGATCGAGGCGTTGACTTCGATCCAGCGAATCCAGATCTCTGGCGGCGGAGGAGGCGGCGGCCTGGGACAAATCAACGCCGGAGCCGGCGGCCTGAGCGCAGGCAGCAAAGCAAAAATCCTGCAGAAGGAAGTCGGCAACCAGGGCGTGCTGAGCGCCCTGCAGCACCTGACCGGCGGCCAGCTGGGCTTCAACAAAGAGCAATGGCGGACGTGGTACGCCCAGACCAACACGCCGACCGACGTGAACCTTCGCCGTCGCGACGACTGA
- a CDS encoding NAD-dependent epimerase/dehydratase family protein — protein MNTTNNKQPVVLVTGSSGMLGQNACAALAAQGYLVFGLDVEEPADASDTPPSIEHIPCDLTDDASVQTALSQVRERVGVQIASVVHMAAYYDFSGEDSPLYQKITVEGTDRLLNALEGFQLEQFVFTSTMLVHAPCEVGERITEDDPLLAKWPYPQSKIDTERVIFEQHPQAPSVALRIAGVYTEEGVQPTLVQQIKRIYEKDFQSHFFPGDTAAGQTVVHLEDTIDAIVRCVDRRKSIPPHTAILVGEPNPPSYGQLQEAIGKLIHGKAWSTLYVPPLVAKAGAAVTDALSGGEAFIKPFMVDMADDHYALDISRAKSLLGWEPQHRLLEELPAMVNALQEDPDQWYRQNQLDR, from the coding sequence ATGAACACTACCAACAACAAGCAGCCTGTCGTCCTCGTCACCGGAAGTTCCGGGATGCTCGGACAAAACGCTTGCGCTGCCCTGGCCGCCCAGGGATATCTGGTTTTCGGTCTGGACGTGGAAGAACCAGCGGACGCCTCTGACACGCCTCCCTCCATCGAGCACATTCCCTGCGATTTGACCGACGACGCCAGCGTCCAGACAGCCCTCTCCCAGGTGCGTGAACGGGTCGGCGTGCAAATCGCCAGCGTGGTGCATATGGCCGCCTATTACGACTTCTCCGGGGAAGACAGTCCGCTCTACCAGAAAATCACCGTGGAAGGGACCGATCGTCTGCTGAACGCGCTGGAAGGTTTCCAGCTGGAACAGTTCGTGTTCACCAGCACCATGCTGGTGCATGCGCCATGCGAAGTCGGCGAGCGCATCACCGAAGATGATCCGCTGCTGGCGAAATGGCCGTACCCACAAAGCAAGATCGATACCGAGCGAGTGATTTTTGAGCAGCATCCCCAGGCGCCTTCCGTCGCGCTTCGGATTGCCGGCGTCTACACGGAAGAAGGCGTGCAGCCCACCCTGGTGCAGCAGATCAAACGCATCTACGAGAAGGACTTCCAGAGCCACTTTTTCCCCGGCGACACCGCTGCGGGACAGACGGTCGTTCATCTGGAAGACACCATCGACGCGATCGTCCGCTGCGTGGACAGGCGGAAGTCGATCCCGCCGCATACGGCCATCCTGGTCGGCGAACCGAACCCGCCTTCTTACGGACAACTGCAGGAGGCGATCGGCAAGCTGATCCACGGCAAGGCCTGGTCCACCCTGTATGTTCCGCCGCTGGTCGCCAAGGCGGGCGCCGCCGTGACCGACGCTTTGTCCGGGGGCGAAGCCTTCATTAAACCGTTCATGGTCGACATGGCGGACGATCACTACGCGCTGGATATTTCACGGGCCAAAAGCCTGCTTGGCTGGGAGCCGCAGCATCGCTTGCTGGAAGAACTGCCGGCCATGGTGAACGCGCTACAAGAGGATCCCGATCAATGGTATCGCCAGAACCAGCTGGACCGCTAA
- a CDS encoding FAD-dependent oxidoreductase, whose protein sequence is MSPNVQTTVCVAGGGPAGIFLGYLLARSGVKVIVVEKHADFLRDFRGDTIHPSTLELLYELDLLEEFLPIVDFRAEQLKVNFEGQSVDGPTFAHLPTHCKFIGFVPQWDLLNLLSEKAREFPAFELRMNTKATDLIRENGKVVGVRCEGDQGEYEIRADLVVGADGRGSQLREATDRKPVEKGVPIDVLWFRLDRPENDDGHTLGWFRQNHMLVTIPRRTHYQVAMIIRKGAFPQIQEAGIQAFRDSVAATCPPLAASAQELGGWDEVKLLTVQINHLENWCDEGLLFIGDAAHAMSPMGGVGINLAVQDAVATANLLVEPLRKGTLALRDLQAVQARRSPPARRMQWVQVRMHAMIFDNSASPDKTFSLPWYARTFAWLFAPWLRRKAGKVVGMGFQPEHIQTQPHQG, encoded by the coding sequence GTGTCGCCAAACGTTCAAACCACCGTCTGCGTCGCAGGCGGCGGTCCCGCCGGTATTTTCCTGGGCTATCTGCTCGCCCGCTCGGGCGTCAAAGTTATCGTCGTGGAAAAGCACGCCGATTTCTTGCGTGACTTCCGCGGCGATACGATTCATCCGTCGACCCTGGAACTACTTTACGAACTGGATCTGCTGGAGGAATTCCTCCCCATCGTTGATTTTCGCGCGGAGCAACTGAAGGTCAACTTTGAAGGCCAGTCGGTGGACGGCCCGACGTTCGCCCACTTGCCCACCCATTGCAAGTTTATCGGGTTTGTCCCGCAATGGGATCTGCTGAACCTGCTCAGCGAGAAAGCTCGCGAGTTCCCTGCCTTTGAACTGCGGATGAACACCAAAGCGACCGATCTGATTCGCGAAAACGGCAAGGTCGTCGGCGTGCGCTGCGAAGGCGACCAGGGCGAATACGAGATCCGGGCCGATCTTGTGGTGGGAGCGGATGGCCGCGGCTCGCAACTGCGTGAAGCCACCGACCGCAAGCCAGTTGAGAAGGGCGTCCCGATCGACGTGCTCTGGTTTCGACTGGATCGACCCGAGAACGACGACGGCCACACGCTGGGCTGGTTCCGCCAAAACCACATGCTGGTGACGATCCCCCGGCGAACGCACTACCAGGTCGCCATGATCATTCGTAAAGGCGCCTTCCCGCAGATCCAGGAAGCCGGGATCCAGGCGTTCCGCGACTCGGTCGCCGCCACCTGCCCGCCGCTGGCGGCCAGCGCCCAGGAACTGGGCGGATGGGACGAGGTGAAACTGCTGACGGTGCAGATCAACCATCTGGAAAACTGGTGCGACGAAGGCCTGTTGTTCATCGGTGATGCGGCCCACGCCATGTCCCCCATGGGCGGCGTCGGCATCAATCTGGCGGTGCAGGACGCGGTGGCCACGGCGAACCTGCTGGTCGAACCGCTGCGAAAAGGAACCCTGGCGCTCCGCGATCTGCAGGCCGTGCAGGCCCGCCGCTCTCCGCCCGCCAGAAGAATGCAGTGGGTGCAAGTGAGGATGCACGCGATGATCTTCGACAACAGCGCGTCGCCGGACAAAACGTTCTCGCTCCCCTGGTACGCCCGGACCTTCGCCTGGCTGTTTGCCCCCTGGCTGCGACGCAAAGCCGGCAAAGTCGTGGGCATGGGTTTCCAGCCCGAGCACATCCAGACGCAGCCGCACCAGGGGTAG
- a CDS encoding vitamin K epoxide reductase family protein: MPSELERTVPPYGHNPSAWSQRIPICILAMVAAGISSHLALYQWGLTENVWDPVFGDDSNKVITSDAAKRMFHMLGIHDAALGVLAYLGDAILGFAGSTRRWQYRPWLVILFGIDVIPLGIVSVVLVLLQATIIGYWCFLCLVTAAISLILVYWSWDEVRASLTYLWIVWKQDHNWRVLWNTFWGFPSPEAAAAAETLLAREVN, encoded by the coding sequence ATGCCGAGTGAATTAGAACGTACGGTTCCGCCGTACGGACACAACCCTTCAGCCTGGAGTCAGAGGATCCCGATCTGCATCCTGGCGATGGTCGCGGCCGGGATCTCGTCGCACCTGGCGCTTTACCAGTGGGGCCTGACCGAGAACGTCTGGGATCCGGTTTTTGGCGACGACAGCAACAAGGTCATCACCTCGGACGCCGCCAAACGGATGTTCCACATGCTGGGGATCCACGACGCCGCACTCGGCGTACTGGCGTATCTGGGCGACGCTATTTTGGGCTTCGCCGGTTCAACCCGTCGCTGGCAGTATCGACCCTGGCTGGTGATTCTGTTTGGGATCGATGTCATCCCGCTGGGAATCGTCAGCGTGGTGCTGGTCCTGCTGCAGGCGACGATCATTGGTTACTGGTGCTTCCTTTGCCTGGTGACGGCTGCCATCTCCCTGATTCTGGTTTACTGGTCTTGGGACGAAGTCCGCGCTTCGTTAACTTACTTGTGGATCGTGTGGAAGCAGGACCACAATTGGCGGGTGTTATGGAATACATTCTGGGGCTTTCCCAGTCCGGAGGCTGCGGCCGCCGCAGAGACCCTGCTTGCTCGCGAGGTGAACTGA
- a CDS encoding efflux RND transporter periplasmic adaptor subunit: METQTAKPDKTTNASPTPTSLAQWSMGLVLLIAAVAAAAWYHKQLLPHLNAWLNPDAEIEADDHAGHDHSGHDHAGHDEGNSLELSAQARKNIGLKTAQVKLETFVRTASVPAIVIGRPGRAQIEVTATMGGRVTRVYPIEGEAVEPGQPLFDLRLTHEELVRAQSDLLRSAEELDVEVREIRRLETIVESGAVAGKRLLERQYEQGKIQAAINAQQQSLLLHGLSQEQVDSIMQDRKLVQSVTVLAPARPSHRADDADKYPFTVRTLSVRPGQYVDAGASLCLLMDYGQLYIQGRAFEQEAAELIEAAREGWGIRALPENSRKDVQPINGLKIVYVDNEVEADSRALHFYVNLPNRIVNESTSDDGHRFFTWQFKPGQRMQLLVPMERWDERIVLPIDAVAKDGVEYYVFQQNSDHFDRVPVQVEYQDQFFTVIANDGTIYPGDTVAMSGAAQLQMALKNKSGGAVDPHAGHNH; encoded by the coding sequence ATGGAAACCCAGACTGCCAAGCCAGACAAAACAACCAACGCCAGCCCAACCCCGACAAGCCTCGCCCAGTGGTCCATGGGCCTTGTGCTGCTGATCGCCGCGGTCGCAGCGGCCGCCTGGTACCATAAGCAATTGCTTCCACACCTGAACGCCTGGCTGAATCCCGACGCGGAAATCGAAGCCGACGATCATGCGGGACATGATCACTCAGGGCACGACCACGCCGGCCACGACGAAGGCAACTCGCTGGAACTGTCCGCCCAGGCGCGGAAGAACATTGGCCTGAAAACGGCACAGGTCAAGCTGGAAACGTTCGTCCGCACCGCGTCGGTGCCGGCGATTGTTATTGGCCGACCGGGGCGTGCGCAGATCGAAGTCACCGCCACCATGGGCGGCCGGGTGACACGCGTCTATCCGATTGAAGGCGAAGCAGTCGAACCGGGCCAGCCCCTGTTCGACCTGCGTCTCACGCACGAAGAACTGGTCCGCGCCCAGAGCGACCTGCTTCGATCGGCCGAAGAACTCGATGTCGAAGTCCGTGAGATTCGGCGCCTGGAAACGATCGTCGAAAGCGGCGCCGTCGCCGGCAAACGGTTGCTGGAACGCCAGTACGAACAAGGGAAAATCCAGGCCGCCATCAACGCCCAGCAGCAAAGCCTGCTGCTGCACGGCCTGTCCCAGGAACAGGTTGACAGCATCATGCAGGACCGCAAGCTGGTGCAGTCTGTCACCGTTTTGGCTCCCGCCCGACCCAGTCATCGGGCCGACGACGCCGACAAGTATCCCTTTACGGTGCGGACTCTGTCGGTCCGGCCCGGCCAGTATGTCGACGCCGGCGCTTCGCTGTGCCTGCTGATGGATTATGGGCAACTTTACATTCAGGGCCGCGCGTTTGAACAGGAAGCCGCCGAGCTGATTGAAGCGGCTCGTGAAGGCTGGGGTATCCGCGCCCTGCCGGAAAACAGCCGGAAGGACGTGCAACCGATCAACGGCCTCAAAATTGTCTACGTCGACAACGAAGTTGAAGCCGATTCCCGGGCGCTGCATTTTTACGTTAACCTGCCGAACAGAATCGTCAACGAATCTACGTCCGACGACGGCCATCGCTTTTTCACCTGGCAGTTCAAGCCGGGCCAGCGGATGCAGTTGCTGGTTCCCATGGAGCGATGGGACGAGCGGATCGTGCTGCCGATCGATGCCGTGGCAAAAGACGGCGTGGAGTATTACGTCTTTCAGCAGAACAGCGATCACTTTGACCGCGTCCCGGTCCAGGTGGAATACCAGGACCAGTTCTTCACGGTGATCGCCAACGACGGCACGATTTACCCCGGCGATACCGTCGCCATGAGCGGAGCCGCCCAGCTGCAGATGGCGCTCAAAAACAAATCTGGAGGCGCGGTCGACCCGCACGCGGGGCACAACCACTAG
- a CDS encoding cysteine hydrolase family protein has translation MKRALLVIDVQQEYFTGALPITHPAGHLEKILQAMDAAAGKAATIVVQHHFPDPAKPFFQKGTPGWELHPEVQRRPHDLLIEKTLPGSFTNTPLEEWLSERQIDTVTIAGYMTHMCCDTTARQAVHRGLTVEFLSDATGTLALSNSAGQVTAEELHRAILCAQQMLLSEVLDVEDWTARLAEEAGPREATSS, from the coding sequence ATGAAACGCGCCTTGCTGGTGATCGACGTACAACAGGAATACTTCACCGGCGCGCTCCCCATTACGCACCCGGCGGGCCACCTGGAGAAGATCCTCCAGGCAATGGACGCAGCGGCCGGCAAAGCGGCGACGATCGTGGTGCAGCACCACTTTCCCGATCCGGCCAAACCGTTCTTCCAGAAAGGAACGCCCGGCTGGGAACTGCATCCCGAAGTCCAGCGCCGGCCGCACGACCTGCTGATCGAAAAAACACTGCCCGGCAGCTTCACGAACACGCCGCTGGAAGAGTGGCTAAGCGAGCGACAGATCGATACTGTCACCATCGCCGGCTACATGACCCACATGTGCTGCGATACGACCGCCCGGCAAGCCGTGCACCGCGGCCTGACGGTCGAATTCCTGAGCGATGCGACCGGCACGCTCGCACTGTCAAACTCCGCCGGCCAGGTCACGGCTGAAGAACTGCACCGGGCCATTTTGTGCGCCCAGCAAATGCTGCTGAGCGAAGTCCTCGACGTCGAGGACTGGACCGCACGCCTGGCGGAGGAAGCCGGACCACGCGAAGCCACTTCGTCGTAA